One window of the Cryptomeria japonica chromosome 7, Sugi_1.0, whole genome shotgun sequence genome contains the following:
- the LOC131053173 gene encoding pentatricopeptide repeat-containing protein At3g12770-like, translated as MHSYFKLFQTCSNIKQLQQIHGQIIATGLAENEILGSRLISAYGKRQSVDYVRLVFDRIPKESVFSWNSMITGYSKIGFWDKTLELFCQMQNEQEADHFTFPCVLKACAAISALQKGREVHVRAITCGLESHLFTANTLITMYAKCRRVEDARKVFDKMCPSERDTVSWNSMVGGYVQNGKGIEALELYIQMKMRIEPDAVTFISLLPIFSDVNKGKEIHACILSSGLHLNLQVGNALVAMYAKCGIIECALKMFDGMLEKDVVSWTAMITGYVQNGQSGEALKLFHKMQLAGVKPNAVTIISVLPACTALVALQQGKEVHNSVIRNGFESDVFVVSTLINMYAKCGSLKIALHLFNTMAHKDPALWTAMISSYSINGCADVAIRLFDRMLALGYKPDSVTFVAVLSACSRAGMVVKGRRYFDRMKLDYCIVPGLEHYACIVDLLGRAGHLDEAYDFIGNMPLKPNDDVWGALLGACRIHQNIQLGELVAEHLYDLKPKKAGYYVLMSNIYAAAGRWDGVEKVRAIMKDKRATKMPGYAWIEIKKKVHAFLVEDRAHAQSAEIYKTLEDLAGKMKEAGYVPNTNFVLQDVEEEEKEHILCSHSEKLALAFGLMNIKCPGTSIRIIKNLRICGDCHHAMKFISRIVEREIIIRDLSRFHHFKNGECSCGNYW; from the coding sequence ATGCATTCTTACTTTAAGCTGTTtcaaacatgctccaatatcaaaCAGTTGCAGCAAATCCATGGACAGATTATTGCGACGGGACTCGCCGAAAATGAAATATTGGGTTCTAGGCTTATAAGCGCGTATGGAAAGCGGCAGAGTGTAGATTATGTACGCCTGGTTTTTGACAGAATTCCCAAAGAAAGCGTATTTTCATGGAATTCAATGATTACTGGGTATTCCAAGATTGGGTTTTGGGACAAAACCCTGGAGCTCTTTTGCCAAATGCAGAATGAACAAGAAGCAGACCATTTTACATTCCCCTGCGTTCTCAAAGCATGCGCTGCAATTTCTGCTCTGCAGAAAGGCAGGGAAGTTCATGTTCGTGCAATAACATGTGGATTGGAATCCCATCTGTTTACCGCGAATACCCTTATTACCATGTATGCGAAATGCAGGCGTGTGGAAGATGCAcgcaaagtgtttgacaaaatgtgtCCATCCGAAAGAGATACGGTGTCCTGGAACTCTATGGTTGGAGGTTATGTGCAGAATGGGAAGGGAATCGAGGCTTTGGAGTTATACATTCAAATGAAGATGAGGATCGAACCAGATGCAGTGACATTCATAAGCCTTCTTCCAATCTTTTCAGATGTCAATAAGGGTAAGGAGATTCATGCTTGCATACTCAGTAGTGGACTGCATTTGAATTTACAAGTGGGGAACGCACTTGTAGCAATGTATGCTAAATGCGGCATTATTGAGTGCGCGCTCAAAATGTTTGACGGAATGCTTGAAAAAGATGTTGTATCATGGACTGCAATGATCACAGGATATGTCCAGAATGGACAGAGCGGGGAAGCCTTGAAATTGTTCCACAAAATGCAGCTGGCAGGGGTCAAGCCAAATGCTGTTACTATCATAAGTGTTCTTCCAGCTTGCACCGCCCTTGTAGCTCTTCAACAAGGTAAGGAAGTACACAATTCAGTTATAAGAAATGGGTTTGAATCGGATGTTTTCGTGGTCAGTACCCTGATAAACATGTATGCCAAATGTGGGAGTTTGAAGATTGCACTTCACTTATTTAACACAATGGCGCATAAAGATCCGGCCTTGTGGACTGCAATGATTTCTAGCTATAGTATAAATGGGTGTGCTGATGTGGCAATTAGGCTTTTCGATCGAATGCTTGCGTTAGGATATAAGCCGGACAGTGTCACCTTTGTCGCTGTTCTATCTGCTTGCAGTCGTGCAGGCATGGTAGTGAAAGGCCGGCGTTACTTTGATAGGATGAAACTAGATTATTGCATTGTACCTGGGTTGGAGCACTATGCATGCATTGTAGACCTTCTTGGTCGAGCAGGGCACTTGGACGAGGCATATGATTTCATTGGCAATATGCCGTTAAAACCAAATGATGATGTGTGGGGTGCCTTGCTTGGTGCCTGCAGAATTCATCAAAATATACAGTTGGGAGAGCTTGTAGCAGAACATCTCTATGACCTGAAACCCAAGAAGGCTGGCTATTATGTTCTGATGTCAAATATCTATGCTGCAGCTGGAAGGTGGGATGGTGTAGAAAAGGTAAGAGCAATAATGAAAGACAAGAGGGCGACAAAGATGCCAGGATATGCCTGGATTGAGATCAAGAAAAAGGTTCATGCATTCCTTGTAGAGGACAGAGCACATGCACAATCAGCAGAAATTTATAAAACATTAGAGGATTTGGCCGGGAAAATGAAAGAGGCAGGATATGTGCCCAATACAAACTTTGTGTTGCAAGATGTGGAGGAGGAAGAAAAGGAGCATATCCTATGTAGTCATAGTGAGAAGCTGGCTCTTGCTTTTGGGCTTATGAATATTAAATGCCCTGGTACATCTATCCGAATCATAAAGAATCTTCGCATTTGTGGCGATTGCCACCATGCCATGAAGTTTATCTCCAGAATTGTTGAACGAGAAATAATTATTAGAGACTTGAGTCGCTTTCATCATTTCAAGAATGGGGAATGTTCTTGTGGAAATTACTGGTGA